The Ananas comosus cultivar F153 unplaced genomic scaffold, ASM154086v1, whole genome shotgun sequence DNA segment AATTATAAGTGGTGGAGACATCATTATGCTATCGCCTGCGACCCGAATCAATAACCCGTGCTTCTCGCACTCCGACCCAAAAATTGAACCGACCCCTAAAACAATTTTTAGTCATTTGCAcaattatttcaatataaagcttgattattagatatttataattattttctctaagtttctttaaaaaaaaacaaaacgaaAATTGGAGTAATAACCCCATTCCGGAGGAAATGTATCATTCGGAGACTTGTTGTCGGTAAACTCGGTCCCGAGAACCAACCCTTCCCCGCGTATCTGCGTGAAAAATAaccattatttatataatttagaaaaaataataattattatagttGATaagcgaaaagaaaaaaaatttgaaaattaccTCTCCAATTATGGGACTTGATGAGAATTGTCTAATGCCCTCTTGGAATTTCGGCGCAATAGCATTTACATGTTCAAGGATATTTCTCTCCCTAAAAATCATGTTTAATTTCTGTTAAGATTCATCAAATAGTAGAGGTTTGGTTGCGCGCAGTTGCAACTGCGCTGTAGTTGCAATTGCGTGCAGATCTAAATTCGC contains these protein-coding regions:
- the LOC109704334 gene encoding probable gamma-aminobutyrate transaminase 3, mitochondrial, which encodes NCIIAGSFAHGFTYSGHPAPCAVALETLKIYKERNILEHVNAIAPKFQEGIRQFSSSPIIGEIRGEGLVLGTEFTDNKSPNDTFPPEWGVGSIFGSECEKHGLLIRVAGDSIMMSPPLIISPNEVDELISKYGEALKSTEERVAQLKSQEKI